Proteins encoded within one genomic window of Platichthys flesus chromosome 13, fPlaFle2.1, whole genome shotgun sequence:
- the rprma gene encoding protein reprimo A — protein MNSTGFNQTQGALFNKTEELFCCNFSSVVTDNGFVAAAPDERSLFIMRVVQIAVMCVLSLTVVFGIFFLGCNLLIKSEGMINFLVTDRRPSKETEAVIVGAY, from the coding sequence ATGAACAGCACGGGGTTCAACCAGACGCAGGGCGCACTGTTCAACAAGACGGAGGAGTTATTCTGCTGCAACTTTTCCTCCGTGGTGACTGACAATGGCTTCGTGGCCGCGGCGCCGGACGAGAGGAGCCTCTTCATCATGAGGGTGGTCCAGATCGCCGTCATGTGCGTCCTGTCCCTCACCGTGGTCTTTGGCATTTTCTTCCTGGGCTGCAACCTCCTGATAAAGTCCGAGGGGATGATCAACTTCTTGGTCACGGACAGGAGACCATCCAAAGAAACGGAGGCCGTCATTGTCGGAGCTTATTGA